Within Vannielia litorea, the genomic segment AAGTGCCGGCCGATATCGCGCAGGAATTCCAGATAGTTGAGGCCGTCGAGCCACTCGGCGTTGTTCAGCATCAGCGCATCGGTGGGGGCGTCGCCGTAGCTGAGATACTTGGCGAAGACGTTCTTCATGGAGGCGATGTTGTCGTCGATGGCCTGCGCCGTCAGCAGGGGGCGCTCGTCGGCGCGGAAGCTCGGGTCGCCCACCTTGGTGGTGCCGCCGCCCATGAGGGTGATCGGCTTGTGGCCGGTCTTCTGGAGCCAGCGCAGCATCATGATGTTGAGCAGATGGCCGACGTGGAGCGACTTGGCCGTGGCGTCGTAGCCGATATAGGCCGGGACCACGCCCTGGATCAGTGCTTCGTCGAGGCCTTGATAGTCGGTGCAATCCTGAAGGAAGCCTCGCTCTATCATCACGGCCATGAAGTCCGATTTGGGGTGGTAGGTCATCGCTCTTTTCCATGTTGCGAAGGGGTTGGAGACCCCCTCATACTGGCCGGGAGGCAAGAGGGAAAGGCCATGTTGAAAAAGGCCAGGGGGCAGGCCCGTGTGACGGCGCTGGGCGCAATGAGCGGCACATCGCTGGATGGCGTGGACGCGGCGGTGATCGAGACAGATGGGGTTGAGATTTTTGCCTTTGGGCCAAGCGGTTACCGGGAGTACTCGAGCCGCGAGTCCGGGGTGCTGAGGGCCGCGCTGGGGCGCTGGCCGGGCGAGGAAGGGGTGGCCGAGGCCGCGGAGGTGGTGGAGACCGCCCATGTGGTGATCCTAGAGGAACTCATCGAGGGCGTTGATATCGTTGGCTTTCACGGCCAGACCCTGGCCCATGACCCGGCCGGGCGGGGCACGCACCAGGCCGGCGACGGGCGGGTGCTGGCAGAGGCGCTGGGGCGGCCCGTGGTGTGGGATTTCCGCACGAGCGACGTGGAGATGGGCGGGCAGGGTGCGCCCCTTGCGCCAGCCTATCACTACGCCTTGGCGAAGTTCATCAAGGCTGACAAGCCCTTGGTTTTTCTCAATCTTGGCGGGGTGGGCAATGTCACCTGGATCGACCCGGCGCAGGGGCCGGAAGCGATGCTGGCGTTCGACACGGGGCCTGCGAATGCGCCGGTGAACGACCTTGTGGGCGACCGGCTGGGGCTGGCCTGCGACGAGGGCGGCGCGCTGGCGGCGGAAGGCGCGGTGGATGAGGCCATCCTGGCGCGGTTTGCCGAGCATCGCTACTTCTTCAAGCTGCCGCCGAAGTCCCTCGACCGCGATGATTTTCGTGCGCTTTCTCAAGAGGTTGCAGGGCTTTCCGACGCGGATGCGGCGGCGACCTTGACGGCGGCGGTGGCGGCTTCGGTGGCCTTGGGGCAGGAGCATTTTCCGGCCCCGGCGAGCCGGGTTCTGGTCACCGGCGGAGGGCGGAAGAACCCGGTGATGATGGCGATGATCGCGGAGGGCCTGGGCTGCCCGGTGGAGCCGGTCGAGACCGTGGGGCTGGACGGAGATATGCTGGAAGCTCAAGCCTTTGCCTATCTCGCGGTGCGGGTGGCCAAGGGGCTGCCGACCTCCTGGCCGGGCACCACGGGGGTGCGGGCGGCGGTGGGCGGCGGCGTGGTTTCGAAGCCTTCCAAGGGCTTTGCATGACTGCCCGGACGCGGCCTGCCTGCCCCCCGTTAACCCTGAGAAGCAGGGATACACAACCGATACACAACCCATGCACAACCCATACCTATGCAGATTTGCAAGGCGGCGAGGTGTTACCCCACCGCGCGCTGCCCCGAGGCGGCCCGAAAAGGATGACGGCATTCGTCACGTGACCGGGGCCGGGGCCTCGGGATAGCCATCGCTCCAGAAGACCGGGCCGGCGGATCGGCCCGCAGATCGAGGAGACGGATGATGAGAGTTCTGGCAACCTTTCTGGCGGTGCTGGCCGCCTGCGGAACGCTGGCCGCTGCGGCAGGCGCGGCCCCGGTGGCGAGCGCCAAGAGCCACGGCTATCGCGGCGACGATGCGGCCAAGTACCAGCGGCTGGTGGGCGAATACGCCCGGTTGAACTGCAAGACGCTGGCGCGGGAATACGGAAAGGCCGCCAAGCTGGCGGGCAAGCACGAAAAGGGCACCGGGCTTCAGGTGATGGGCGCTCTGATCGGGCGCGGCAAGGTGGCCGGTGCGGCCGCCGAGATCGGCGGCAACGTGGTGAAGGATGCCGCGTTGCGCCGGGATGCGGCCAAGTCCGTCTACATCGCCAAGGGTTGCCGCTGAGTGGTCGTCGGGGGCGCCACGCGCGGCCCCGGTGAAAGCGGCATGGCCCGGGCCCCTGCTGGAGGGGGTCCGGGCCTGTTGCTATTTGCGCCAGGTCTCAGGGGATGTCGAAGCCCGGCGGCGCGAGGGTGAAGCCGGAGAAGGAGAAGCCCGGGGAGACGGTGCAGCCGACAAGGGCCCAGCCGTGGGGCGAGGCCTCGGCCGCCTGCCAGTGATCCTTGGGGACGATGACCTGGGGCGTGCCGCTGGCGAGGTCGGGGCCGAGGGTGTGGCGCGTGGCGGGGCCGGACTCGCTGGCCGAGAGCCGCAGGGTGAGCGGGGTGCCCGTGTAGAAGTGCCAGATCTCGGTGGCATCGACCCGGTGCCAGTGGGAGCGCTCGCCGGGTTTCGGAAGGAAGTAGATGCAGGTGCCTGCGGGGCGTCCCGAGGCGGGTGCCTCCACCCAGGTTTGCCGGTAGTGGCCACCCTCGGGGTGCGGCTTAAGGCCGAGGCGGTCGATGATTTCCTGCGCGTCCATGCCGGCAGGCTAGCCCGCCGCTTCAGCCAGGGGAAGGCGCGGGGCGGGGCAGGCTGAAGTAGGTGCTGTCGGACCACTCGCCGTTGATGAAGAAGGTGTTCTTTTCGTGGTGGGTCACGGTGAAGCCGGCCTTCTCGAGCACCCGACCCGAGGCGACGTTGCGGGGGTCGATGTCGGCAGTGATGGCGGGGCAGTCGGGGTGGCGGGCGAAGGCTTCGGCGCAGAGGGCGCGGAGGGCCTCGGAGGCAAAGCCGCGGCCCCAGGCCGAGGCGGCGAGGATGTAGCCCACCTCCCATTTGCGCCAGAGGCCGATGCGGCCGATCAGCCGGCCCTCGTGGAGGATCATCAGCTCCGGCCCCAGCGCGCGCTCACCGCGCATGAAGCCTTCGAGCCGCTCGGCGGTGGCCTCGAGGGTCGCGTCGGGCGGCGTGGACCAGTGGCGCATCACCTGCGGGTCGGAGAAGATGGCGTGGAGCGCCGGCAGGTCGCCGGGTTCTGCCGGGCGCAGGGTGAGGCGGGCGGTGGTGAGCATGCGGGCCTCAGACCGAAAGGCGCGTGCCGTGGGAGCCGCGCTCGCGGTAGGGGGTGGTCTGATACTGGGCCCGGTAGCACTTGGAGAAGTGCGAGGGCGAGGTGAAGCCGCAGGCCAGCGCCACGTTGATGACGCTCATGTCGGTCTGCATCAGCAGGTTGCGGGCCTTCTGAAGCCGCAGTTCCATGTAGTACCGCTTGGGCGAGCGGTTCAGGTAGCGGCGGAAGAGCCGCTCGAGCTGGCGGGTGGAGAGCACCACCTCGTCGGCCAGCAGGGCGGGCGAGATCGGCTCTTCGAGGTTCTGCTCCATGATCTGGATGACCCGGGAGAGCTTGGGGTGGCGCACGCCGATCCGGGTGGGGATCGAGAGGCGCTGGGTGTCCTGATCGGTGCGGATGGAGGAGTAGATCAGCTGGTCGGCCACGGTATTGGCCAGCTCCTCGCCGTGGTCCTCGGCGATGATCTGCAGCGCGAGGTCGATCGAGGCGGTGCCGCCGGCGGTGGTCATCCGGTTGCCGTCGTGAACGAAGACGGTTTTGGTCAGCCGCACGTCCTCGAACTCCTCGGAGAAGCTGTCGGCGTTCTCCCAGTGGATGGTGGCGCGCTTGCCGTCGAGCAGCCCGGCGCGGGCCAGCAGGTAGCCCGCAGTGCACAGCCCGCCCACGGCGAGGCCGCGGCGGGCCTGCTTGCGCAGCCATGCGAGCAGCTTGGGGCTGGCCTTGTCTTCGACATCGAGCCCGGCGCAGACCAGCACCACCTCGTCGCGGGGGAGGTCGTCGAGCCCGCCGTCGACCTGGAAGACCGAGCCGCAGGAGGCGTTGATCGGTTCGCCGCCCTCGGAGATCAATTGCCAGTCGTAGAGCCGGGCGCCCGCCGTGCGGTTGGCCAGGCGCAGCGCGTCGATCGCGCCGGCGAAGGACAGCAGCGAGAAATCGCGCACCAGCAGAAAGACAAAGCGGCGCGGCTTGGCCGGAGGATCGACCACCGGAGTTTGCGCTTCGGCCCGCGGCATCTGTCTGGCTCCGTGCTAGATGTTGTCCCCGCCTGGGAGGCAATCAGGATTTGTCCACCCGCGCAAGGGCGGGAGGGCGAGAAAAACGGCTGTATCCTGCGCGCAGGGGTAGCCGGGGCGTGGTCTGCGCCCTATAACGCAGGCCTCATCCGTGGCCGGGAGGCTGCGGGGTGCATACCAGAGGAAGTGAGACGATGAGCAAGACCTGGACCAAGACCGACTGGCGCAGCAAGCCCCGGGTTCAGATGCCGGATTATCCCGATGCGGCGGCGCTGAATGCTGTTGAGGCGCAACTTGCCAAGTATCCGCCGCTGGTGTTTGCCGGCGAGGCCCGCCGCCTGAAGGCGGAGCTGGGCAAGGCCTCGCGCGGGGAGGCCTTTCTGCTGCAGGGCGGGGATTGCGCCGAGAGTTTTTCGGAGTTCAGCGCCGACAACATCCGCGACACCTTCAAGGTGATGTTGCAGATGGCGATCGTGCTGACCTTCGGCGCCAAGGTGCCGGTGGTGAAGGTGGGCCGGATGGCCGGGCAGTTCGCCAAGCCGCGCTCGGCCCCGACCGAGAGCAAGGACGGCGTGGAGCTGCCGAGCTACCGGGGCGACATCATCAACGAGCTGGATTTCACCCCCGAGGCCCGGATCCCGGACCCGGCGAAGATGCTGCAGGCCTACACCCAGGCCGCCGCCACGCTGAACCTGCTGCGGGCCTTCTCGACGGGCGGTTTTGCCGATATTCACCGCGTCCACAGCTGGACGACGGGCTTCGCGGATGAGGACCGCGCGGCACGCTACAGAGACCTCAGCAACCGGATCCAGGACGCGCTGGATTTCATGACCGCAGCCGGGATCGACGGCGACAGTGTGCATGCGATGCAGTCGGTCGATTTCTACACCAGTCACGAGGCGCTACTGCTGGAATACGAGGAGGCGCTCACCCGCGTCGACTCCACCACCGGGCAGGTGGTGGCGGGCTCGGGCCACATGGTCTGGATCGGCGACCGGACCCGCCAGCCGGACGGCGCGCATGTGGAGTTCTGCAAGGGCATTCTCAACCCGATCGGGCTGAAGGCCGGTCCGACCACGACGGACGAGGACCTCAAGCGCCTGATGGCCACGCTGAACCCCCGCAACGAGGCCGGGCGCCTCACGCTCATCACCCGCTTCGGCGCCGGCAAGGTGGAAGAGCACCTGCCGCGGCTGATCGAGGTGGTGAAGAGCGAGGGCGCCAACGTGGTCTGGGTCTGCGACGCGATGCATGGCAACACGATCAAGTCGGACTCGGGCTACAAGACCCGGCCCTTCGAGCGGGTGCTTTCGGAGGTGCGCGAGTTCTTCGCCGCCCATCGGGCCGCGGGCTCGATCCCCGGCGGCGTGCATTTCGAAATGACCGGCCAGGACGTGACCGAATGCACCGGCGGCGTGCGCGCGGTGACCGACGAGGACCTCGGCTCGCGCTACCACACGGCCTGCGACCCGCGGCTCAACGCGAGCCAGTCGCTGGAGCTGGCGTTCCTGGTGGCCGAGGAGCTCTCGGCCCGGCGCGAGGAAGCTGCGGCGGCCGCCGCGGGCTGAGGCCCGGCCTCTCCAGACATGCGGGCGCCCCGGTGGATCACCGGGGCGTTCTGCGTTTCAGGGGGGCGGTGCGGCCTGTTCCGTCGGCGGAAATGGCTGCGCGGCGCGCAGCTGCGGCGCCCTGCGGCTCAATCGTCCTGGCCGACCGGCTCGCCTTCGGAGCGCACCAGGCGGAGGCGGGGTTTTTCGCCCCGGGGCGGCCGCGGGGGGGCGGGGATGAAGCTGGGGGCGGGTTCGGCGAAGCCGTGGGTCTCGCGCAGGCGCGCGGCCTCGGCCTCCTGGGCGGCCCTGCGCAGGCGGGCGCGCTCCTCGCGTGTCACCGGCGCGCCCAGGGTTTCCGGGGCGGCCTCGATGCGAACCGGGCGCGCCACCTCGTCCTTGATGACGAAGCGGCGCGGCGTGCGGCCCACGGGGCCGATGGTGCAGAGGCAGCCGAGGGCGCGGGTCACGTCGCCGAAATCGGAGGCCAGCGGCAGCAGGAGCATCTGGCCGTCCATCGGCGGGCGGCCCACGCCACGCTCGCCGGCCAGGGTGACGATCGCCGTGGAAGGCCCGGCGAAGACATCCTCGAGCACCCGGCTCAGGGTGGCGCGGTGCTCGGGCATGAACATCGAGGTGCAGGGCATGCCGCGCACCTCCATCCCCATCAGGTCGTTGAGGTGCATCCCCGCAAGACGGAAGCGCCCGACGCCGGGGGCGATGCGTTCGAGGATGAAGGCGTATTCCAGAGTTTCCTCGATCGCCCGCGGATCGACCTCGGCGCGTGAGGGCACCTGGCGCGGCCCGCGCAGCTCTTCCCAGTAGCGCCGGAGCGCATGGACCGCGGGGAATCGGATGTCGTTGTGATACTTCATGAGCGAAACCACCTCGCGGCCGTTATCATCTTGATGTTCCACGCCATCGCCCTCGCGCAAATTCGTACCGGCTTTATTGTCCAGGGGCGCACGGTCTGTTAACCCATGGACAGGAAAGATTACCTAAACGTTAATACCACAATGCCGGACGCATTTCCGGGGGATAATTCTTAAATGGTTAACTCCATGACAGGGTTTGCCGCCCGCTCCCAGCAGGGCAGCGACTTCAGCTGGAGCTGGGAGCTTCGCGGTGTGAACAGCAAGGGGCTGGACCTGCGCCTGCGGTTGCCGGAGTGGATCGGCGGGCTGGAGCAGGGGCTGCGCACCGAGCTGAGCCGCGCCGTCACGCGGGGCAGCATATCTCTCAACCTGCGGATCCAGCGCAGCCGGGGCGACGGCTCGATGCGGCTGGACGGCACCCAGCTGGCGCAGGTGCTGGCGGCGCTGAGCCAGATCACGCGGGAGGCGGAGCGCGCGGGTGTGGAGCTGAAGGCGCCGACCACCGCCGAGATCCTCTCGATGAAGGGCATTGCCGACGATCCGCAGAGCATGAGCGAGGGCGAGGTGGTGGCGCTGCGCAGCAAGCTGCTGGCCGACTTCCGGCCCCTGCTGGCGGAGTTCGTGCAGATGCGGGCGACCGAGGGCGCGGCGCTGCATGCGGTGATGCTGGCCCATCTCGACAAGGTGGAGAAGCTGGTGCGCGCCGCCCGCCCGGTGGCCGAGGAGCGCAAGTCGGAGATGGCGGAGAGCCTGCGGGAGAACCTGGCGCGGGTGCTGGAAAACGCCAAGGGGCTCGACGAGGCCCGGGTGGCGCAGGAGGTGGCGCTCCTGGCGCTCAAGTCCGACGTGACCGAGGAGCTCGACCGGCTGGAGGCCCATGTGGCCGCGATGCGGGCATTGCTCGGCGAGGAGGAGGCGGTGGGGCGCAAGCTCGACTTCCTTTGCCAGGAATTCAACCGCGAGGCCAACACGCTCTGCTCCAAGGCGCAGGCGGTGGAGCTGACCCGGATCGGGCTTGACCTCAAGGCCGCCATCGACCAGATGCGGGAGCAGGTTCAGAACATCGAGTGAGGGGAGAGCCTTGGCCAGACGCGGATTGCTCATCATCCTGTCGTCGCCATCGGGCGCCGGAAAATCCACCCTCGCGCGGCGGCTGATCGGCTGGGACGAGACGCTGAGCTTTTCGGTCAGCGCCACCACGCGCCCGCCGCGGCCGGGCGAGCAGGATGGGGTTCACTACCATTTCCTGAGCGAGCAGCAGTTCCGCCAGCAGGTTGCCGACGAGCAGATGCTGGAGCACGCCCATGTCTTCGGCAACCATTACGGCTCGCCCGCGGCCCCGGTGCGGGCGGCGATCGACGCGGGGCGTGACGTGCTCTTCGACGTGGACTGGCAGGGCGCGCAGCAGATCCGCAACTCCGAGCTGGGCAAGCACACGCTCTCGATCTTCATCCTGCCGCCCTCGATCGACGAGCTGCGGCGCCGGTTGATCGAACGCGGCCAGGACGAGCCCGGCGTGATCGCCAAGCGGATGCAGAAGAGCTGGGACGAGATCAGCCATTGGGACAGCTACGACTACGTGCTCGTCAACGACGACCTCGACGAGACAGAGGCGCGGCTGCGCACCATCGTCATGGCCGAGCGGCTGCGCCGCGCCCAGCAGCCCGACCTTGCGGGCCATGTCCGCGCCCTTCACGAGCAGTTCCGGGAGACCGAAGACCGATGATCTATGCGCTCGACGGCCTCGCGCCCTCGTTTCCGGAGGATGGCGACTACTGGGTCGCCCCCGATGCCAACCTGATCGGCAACGTGGTGCTGGAGAGCGGCGCCTCGGTCTGGTTCGGCTGCACGCTCAGGGGCGACAACGAGCTGATCCGGGTGGGCGCGGGGGCCAACGTGCAGGAGAACACGGTGTGCCACACCGATCCGGGCTGCCCGCTCACCATCGGCGCGGGCGTGACGGTGGGCCACAAGGCCATGCTGCACGGCTGCACCATCGGCGAGAACTCCCTGATCGGCATGGGTGCCACGGTGCTGAACCGCGCGGTGATCGGGAGGAACTGCCTGATCGGGGCGGGGGCGCTCATCACCGAGGGCAAGGAGATCCCCGACGGCAGCCTGGTGATGGGCGCGCCGGGCAAGGTGGTGCGCCAGCTGGACGAGGCGGCCATCGAGGGGCTGCGGCGCTCGGCGCTGCACTACCAGCAGAACATGCGGCGGTTCCGGGCCGGGCTGGCGGCGGTTTGAGGCGGCGATGACCCCGGCGGACATCGAAGCCCTCATCGACGCCGTGCCGATGCCGCTCATCACCATCGGGGCGGATGCGCGGATCGAGGCGATCAACGCGCCCGCCGCGGAGCTTTTCGGGCGGGTCGGGCAGGGGCGGCACTACTCGATGCAGCTGCGCCAGCCCTCCGTGGCCCAGCTCATCGAGAATGCGCTTGGCCCCGGCCATGCCGGTCAGGCGCGGATCCGGCGGGTGGAGGGCGAGGGCGAGCAGATCTTCAGTGTGCGGGCCACGCCCCTGAAGGGGCGGGTGATGCTGGCGTTCGAGGATCTGAGCCAGACCGAGGCCGCCCAGCAGATCCGCCGCGACTTCGTGGCCAACGTGAGCCACGAGCTGAAGACCCCGCTCACCGCGCTGATGGGCTTCATCGAGACCCTGCGCGGCCCGGCGAGGAACGACGAGACGGCACGGGAGCGGTTTCTGGCCATCATGGAGCGCGAGACCGCCCGGATGAACCGGCTGGTCAACGACCTGCTCTCGCTCTCCCGGGTCGAGGCCGTGGCCCGCCAGCGCCCCTCCGACGAGGTGGACGTGCCGCGCCTGCTGGCCTCGGCGCTGAACGCGCTCCGGCCGATCGCCGAGGAGGCCGGGGTCGAGGTGGTCTTTGATCTGCCCGAGGACCTGCCGCCTGTGCCGGGGGATGCCGACCAGTTGACCCAGGTTTTTACCAACCTGATCGAGAACGCGCTGAAATACGGCGCCTCGGGCAAGCGGATCGAGGTGCGGGTGACGCGCGAGGAGCGGGTGGCCTCGCTCAAGGGGCCGGCGCTGCGCTGCGAGGTGCGGGATTTCGGCTACGGGATCGACCCGATCCACATTCCGCGGCTCACCGAGCGATTCTACCGGGTCGATTCGCACCGCTCGCGGGAGATGGGCGGCACCGGGCTGGGGCTGGCGATTGCCAAGCACATCATCGCGCGGCACCGCGGGCGCTTCGCGATCGAAAGCAAGCCGGGCGAGGGCGCGCGGTTCACTGTTTTTCTGCCGGTGGGGGCGGGGCAGGGCGGCTGAAAGGGCTACGGCCAGTGCGGTACACCGAGCACCCCTTGGCTTTCGCAAGGTGCGGGCCGCGGGGACGGGCAGGCTTTTTTCACCATGCCCCGCGACATGTCATGAAACTGTTACACACGTGTCACAAAAGCCTAACACCCAGCGCCGAGAAGGGGCCCGCGAACGCCCCGCAGGAGCAGCCGGGGCGAGCCTGACATGCAACGGAGTTCCAGATGTCTTTCACCAAGCTCAGCGTTTCCACCCTCGCCGTGATGGCGGTTTCGGCCACCGCCGCCGCCGCGCGCGACGAGATCCGGATCGTCGGTTCCTCGACCGTCTTCCCCTACACGCAGGCCGTGGCCGAGCAGTTCGCCAACAACACCGGCGCGCCTTCGCCCATCGTCGAATCCACGGGCACCGGCGGCGGCATGAAGATTTTCTGCGGCGGCATCGGCGAGCAGCACCCCGACATCACCGGCGCCTCGCGGGCCATGAAGGCCTCCGAGTACGAGCTGTGCCAGCAGAACGGCGTGACCGAAGTTACCGAGGCCCTGATCGGCTTTGACGGCCTGTCGCTGGCCGTGTCGCGTTCCAACGACTTCGACTGGGACCTGTCGCTCGGCGAGATCTACCTGGCCCTGGCCGCCCAGGTGCCGGTTGACGGCGAGTGGAAGGACAACCCCTACAAGATGTGGAACGAGATCCGCGAAGACCTGCCGGCCGTCGAGATCCTGGCCTATGGCCCGCCGCCGACCTCGGGCACCCGTGATGCCTTCGTCGAGCTGGCCATGCACGCCGGCTGCGAAGAGCTGGACTATGTGAAAGAGGGTGGCTTCGACGGCGACTGGATCGGCGAGAACTGCTCGCGCATGCGCACCGACGGGCCCTTCGTGGAAGCCGGCGAGAATGACAACCTGATCGTTCAGCGCCTCGAAGCCGACGCCAACGCCATGGGCATCTTCGGTTACTCGTTCCTCTACGAGAACCTCGACAAGCTGAAAGGCGTGAAGATCGAAGGCGTCGAGCCCTCGACCGACACCATTGCCGACAAGTCCTACCCGGTGTCGCGCCCGCTCTACTTCTACGTGAAGAACGCCCACCGCGGCGTGATCCCGAACCTCAACGAGTTCATCGAAGAGTACATGTCGGACGACGCGCTGGAAGCCGGTGGCTACCTCGCCGAGCGGGGCCTCGTTGCCCTGGCCGAAGACCGCCGCATGGAGCTTCAGGACGCCGTGCTGAACGGCTCGTCGATGGCGGCTCCCACCAACTGATCCGGCACTCGTGAAATCGCCCCGGTCCGTCCGCCGGACCGGGGCACCTTTTCTTCAAGAGGTCTCCCAATGTCCGCGCTCCCGTTCCTGCTGCTGATCGTGGCGACGATTGCAGGCTATGTTCTGAACCGGCTTGCGGCACGAACCGTGCGCGACCGCGGCCAACGCCTGCATTCCATGACATCCTACCATGGGCTTTTCTCCGCCCTGCTGGTTCTGGTGCCGGTGCTCACCGTGATCCTGCTCTGGCTCGTCCTGCAGGGGCCGTTCATCGACCGGACGGTCATGGGCAACCTGCCCCAGGGCGCGCTCGACGGGCTCGACTCGGGCGGGACGCAGCTGGTGCTGGCGGAGATCAAATCGCTTTCGCAGGGCCAGGTCTTCGGAACGCCGGAGGA encodes:
- a CDS encoding anhydro-N-acetylmuramic acid kinase — protein: MLKKARGQARVTALGAMSGTSLDGVDAAVIETDGVEIFAFGPSGYREYSSRESGVLRAALGRWPGEEGVAEAAEVVETAHVVILEELIEGVDIVGFHGQTLAHDPAGRGTHQAGDGRVLAEALGRPVVWDFRTSDVEMGGQGAPLAPAYHYALAKFIKADKPLVFLNLGGVGNVTWIDPAQGPEAMLAFDTGPANAPVNDLVGDRLGLACDEGGALAAEGAVDEAILARFAEHRYFFKLPPKSLDRDDFRALSQEVAGLSDADAAATLTAAVAASVALGQEHFPAPASRVLVTGGGRKNPVMMAMIAEGLGCPVEPVETVGLDGDMLEAQAFAYLAVRVAKGLPTSWPGTTGVRAAVGGGVVSKPSKGFA
- a CDS encoding cupin domain-containing protein, whose amino-acid sequence is MDAQEIIDRLGLKPHPEGGHYRQTWVEAPASGRPAGTCIYFLPKPGERSHWHRVDATEIWHFYTGTPLTLRLSASESGPATRHTLGPDLASGTPQVIVPKDHWQAAEASPHGWALVGCTVSPGFSFSGFTLAPPGFDIP
- a CDS encoding GNAT family N-acetyltransferase, with protein sequence MLTTARLTLRPAEPGDLPALHAIFSDPQVMRHWSTPPDATLEATAERLEGFMRGERALGPELMILHEGRLIGRIGLWRKWEVGYILAASAWGRGFASEALRALCAEAFARHPDCPAITADIDPRNVASGRVLEKAGFTVTHHEKNTFFINGEWSDSTYFSLPRPAPSPG
- a CDS encoding GlxA family transcriptional regulator, yielding MPRAEAQTPVVDPPAKPRRFVFLLVRDFSLLSFAGAIDALRLANRTAGARLYDWQLISEGGEPINASCGSVFQVDGGLDDLPRDEVVLVCAGLDVEDKASPKLLAWLRKQARRGLAVGGLCTAGYLLARAGLLDGKRATIHWENADSFSEEFEDVRLTKTVFVHDGNRMTTAGGTASIDLALQIIAEDHGEELANTVADQLIYSSIRTDQDTQRLSIPTRIGVRHPKLSRVIQIMEQNLEEPISPALLADEVVLSTRQLERLFRRYLNRSPKRYYMELRLQKARNLLMQTDMSVINVALACGFTSPSHFSKCYRAQYQTTPYRERGSHGTRLSV
- a CDS encoding class II 3-deoxy-7-phosphoheptulonate synthase; this encodes MSKTWTKTDWRSKPRVQMPDYPDAAALNAVEAQLAKYPPLVFAGEARRLKAELGKASRGEAFLLQGGDCAESFSEFSADNIRDTFKVMLQMAIVLTFGAKVPVVKVGRMAGQFAKPRSAPTESKDGVELPSYRGDIINELDFTPEARIPDPAKMLQAYTQAAATLNLLRAFSTGGFADIHRVHSWTTGFADEDRAARYRDLSNRIQDALDFMTAAGIDGDSVHAMQSVDFYTSHEALLLEYEEALTRVDSTTGQVVAGSGHMVWIGDRTRQPDGAHVEFCKGILNPIGLKAGPTTTDEDLKRLMATLNPRNEAGRLTLITRFGAGKVEEHLPRLIEVVKSEGANVVWVCDAMHGNTIKSDSGYKTRPFERVLSEVREFFAAHRAAGSIPGGVHFEMTGQDVTECTGGVRAVTDEDLGSRYHTACDPRLNASQSLELAFLVAEELSARREEAAAAAAG
- a CDS encoding PAS domain-containing protein, with product MEHQDDNGREVVSLMKYHNDIRFPAVHALRRYWEELRGPRQVPSRAEVDPRAIEETLEYAFILERIAPGVGRFRLAGMHLNDLMGMEVRGMPCTSMFMPEHRATLSRVLEDVFAGPSTAIVTLAGERGVGRPPMDGQMLLLPLASDFGDVTRALGCLCTIGPVGRTPRRFVIKDEVARPVRIEAAPETLGAPVTREERARLRRAAQEAEAARLRETHGFAEPAPSFIPAPPRPPRGEKPRLRLVRSEGEPVGQDD
- a CDS encoding YicC/YloC family endoribonuclease produces the protein MVNSMTGFAARSQQGSDFSWSWELRGVNSKGLDLRLRLPEWIGGLEQGLRTELSRAVTRGSISLNLRIQRSRGDGSMRLDGTQLAQVLAALSQITREAERAGVELKAPTTAEILSMKGIADDPQSMSEGEVVALRSKLLADFRPLLAEFVQMRATEGAALHAVMLAHLDKVEKLVRAARPVAEERKSEMAESLRENLARVLENAKGLDEARVAQEVALLALKSDVTEELDRLEAHVAAMRALLGEEEAVGRKLDFLCQEFNREANTLCSKAQAVELTRIGLDLKAAIDQMREQVQNIE
- the gmk gene encoding guanylate kinase gives rise to the protein MARRGLLIILSSPSGAGKSTLARRLIGWDETLSFSVSATTRPPRPGEQDGVHYHFLSEQQFRQQVADEQMLEHAHVFGNHYGSPAAPVRAAIDAGRDVLFDVDWQGAQQIRNSELGKHTLSIFILPPSIDELRRRLIERGQDEPGVIAKRMQKSWDEISHWDSYDYVLVNDDLDETEARLRTIVMAERLRRAQQPDLAGHVRALHEQFRETEDR
- a CDS encoding gamma carbonic anhydrase family protein — encoded protein: MIYALDGLAPSFPEDGDYWVAPDANLIGNVVLESGASVWFGCTLRGDNELIRVGAGANVQENTVCHTDPGCPLTIGAGVTVGHKAMLHGCTIGENSLIGMGATVLNRAVIGRNCLIGAGALITEGKEIPDGSLVMGAPGKVVRQLDEAAIEGLRRSALHYQQNMRRFRAGLAAV
- a CDS encoding sensor histidine kinase, which translates into the protein MTPADIEALIDAVPMPLITIGADARIEAINAPAAELFGRVGQGRHYSMQLRQPSVAQLIENALGPGHAGQARIRRVEGEGEQIFSVRATPLKGRVMLAFEDLSQTEAAQQIRRDFVANVSHELKTPLTALMGFIETLRGPARNDETARERFLAIMERETARMNRLVNDLLSLSRVEAVARQRPSDEVDVPRLLASALNALRPIAEEAGVEVVFDLPEDLPPVPGDADQLTQVFTNLIENALKYGASGKRIEVRVTREERVASLKGPALRCEVRDFGYGIDPIHIPRLTERFYRVDSHRSREMGGTGLGLAIAKHIIARHRGRFAIESKPGEGARFTVFLPVGAGQGG
- a CDS encoding substrate-binding domain-containing protein, producing MSFTKLSVSTLAVMAVSATAAAARDEIRIVGSSTVFPYTQAVAEQFANNTGAPSPIVESTGTGGGMKIFCGGIGEQHPDITGASRAMKASEYELCQQNGVTEVTEALIGFDGLSLAVSRSNDFDWDLSLGEIYLALAAQVPVDGEWKDNPYKMWNEIREDLPAVEILAYGPPPTSGTRDAFVELAMHAGCEELDYVKEGGFDGDWIGENCSRMRTDGPFVEAGENDNLIVQRLEADANAMGIFGYSFLYENLDKLKGVKIEGVEPSTDTIADKSYPVSRPLYFYVKNAHRGVIPNLNEFIEEYMSDDALEAGGYLAERGLVALAEDRRMELQDAVLNGSSMAAPTN